From the genome of Acidobacteriota bacterium, one region includes:
- a CDS encoding protein kinase, whose protein sequence is MKFKRIAMEQGLSSTLVRSIGQDRDGFIWFGTEGGLNRYDGNSVKVIRSKPSDSKGLASNYIDLVFQDRQKRLWVGTAGGGLHQFLQDQQFFILRQNPASHTSLINNWVKTMVEDSQGQLWVGTDGGITVFDAQGKFLKSFQVDVANPRSLSHNYVKTLYVDRSGTIWVGTDGGINRFDPADQGFTRFQHDPGNPTTLSSNLVKAMYEDSTGRFWIATDHGLNVVDRATGTVRRYFHNSSRPGSLTNNTVTCILEDNAGQLWIGTDGGGLNLYNPQTDQFSPVRFDPNDPHSLSSDRVTCLFRDVAGSFWIGTYGGGVNFYDPLVQRFQVVESDPLNPNSLSLNQVWSVCKDRLGAIWIGTTGGGLNWVDPQTGKITVFRANPGQSSSLSHDEVLAVYEDRTGAIWVGTRSGLNRYDPEKKSFVRFLHNPADPQSLSGNHVITFAEDLAGQLWIGTYGEGLNLYDPKQQQFTVFRPDPARSDSLCNNVVNYLYRSRNGMLWIGTAGGLNRLDPVTRTFTAFRHDPANPKSLSHEVVYSILEDKAGRLWVGTASGLNLFEPQTGTFTVFSEADGFLNDTILGILADETDHLWLSTKKGLVKFDPNQRQVRVFDMRDGLPSDEFNKNAFFQSPDGELLFGSAGGLVRFYPNRLTSNSFVPPVVITSFRIFDKPSERYTSDFLTHVPASGETGRVVLPHDQNFFTFEFAALNFILSEKNQYTYRLEGLDPRWIEAGTRHTASYTAVPPGSYVFRVKASNNDGIWNERELVVRLTITPPPWQTWWARLFYVTGLVGGGFWLVWSRVQKFRERAELREARLRVKAAEAEAQVAHLQAEAAQQLRRQNEALARKNTELEASQRQADRIFSTLTEALEGMVLDGKYRLDEKIGIGGFGAVFKATHLGLNRTVAVKVFRPLPGNDSAEQLERFRREGMSATKVNHPNAIAILDSAISEEGIAYLVMEFLVGHTLATELHNRKRLSLKRCAEILTPVCQVLAEAHRAGIIHRDIKPENIFLHQGSQGETVKLLDFGIAKLTGNEATSLGNLTLTGNLIGTPMYMSPEQLRYEPYDGKADVYSLGVTLYEMLCGRTPFRSTSNNVVEIILKQMRDDPPPMRSANPEIPSEVEQVVRKTLDKNPANRPSPLELATEFAAAVAGYLVGASPDSPTESNPRVEPDEDEFLENHPTLTTAEVQENAPTVAFQRPESPNEAD, encoded by the coding sequence TTGAAATTCAAACGCATTGCCATGGAGCAAGGGCTATCAAGCACCCTTGTGCGCAGTATCGGGCAGGATCGTGATGGGTTTATCTGGTTTGGAACTGAGGGAGGTCTTAATCGCTATGATGGAAATTCGGTCAAGGTTATTCGCTCAAAGCCCAGTGATTCCAAAGGTTTAGCCAGTAATTATATTGATCTGGTATTTCAGGACCGCCAAAAACGGTTGTGGGTTGGCACCGCCGGCGGGGGCCTGCATCAGTTCTTACAGGATCAACAGTTTTTCATTCTGCGTCAGAACCCGGCCAGTCACACCAGTTTGATCAATAACTGGGTCAAGACCATGGTTGAGGACAGCCAGGGACAGCTCTGGGTTGGAACTGACGGCGGGATAACCGTTTTTGATGCTCAAGGAAAATTCTTGAAGTCATTTCAGGTTGATGTCGCCAATCCACGCAGCCTGAGTCACAACTATGTCAAAACACTCTATGTTGATCGCTCAGGAACCATCTGGGTCGGAACCGATGGCGGGATCAATCGCTTTGATCCTGCCGATCAGGGATTTACCCGGTTTCAACACGATCCAGGAAACCCCACCACTTTGAGCAGCAATCTGGTCAAGGCCATGTATGAGGATTCAACCGGGCGGTTTTGGATTGCCACTGATCATGGGCTCAATGTGGTTGATCGGGCAACTGGGACCGTTCGCCGATATTTCCATAACTCTTCACGACCAGGGAGTTTAACCAACAACACCGTGACCTGTATCCTGGAGGACAACGCCGGTCAGCTTTGGATTGGAACTGATGGAGGCGGGCTCAACCTCTATAACCCTCAAACGGATCAATTTTCTCCAGTTCGATTTGACCCAAATGACCCACATAGCCTGAGCAGTGATCGAGTGACTTGCCTCTTTCGCGATGTCGCCGGGTCATTCTGGATCGGCACCTATGGCGGAGGCGTCAATTTTTATGACCCGCTGGTTCAACGGTTTCAAGTGGTCGAGTCTGACCCGCTCAATCCAAACAGTCTGAGCCTCAATCAGGTCTGGTCAGTGTGCAAAGATCGTCTCGGCGCTATCTGGATTGGGACCACCGGCGGTGGATTGAACTGGGTAGATCCACAAACCGGCAAAATAACGGTTTTTCGAGCCAATCCAGGCCAAAGCAGCAGTCTCAGCCACGATGAAGTCCTGGCCGTCTATGAAGATCGAACCGGTGCCATCTGGGTCGGGACTCGAAGCGGGTTAAACCGATATGACCCTGAGAAGAAGAGCTTTGTACGGTTTCTGCACAATCCGGCAGACCCCCAAAGTTTGAGCGGGAATCATGTCATTACATTTGCGGAAGACCTGGCCGGCCAGCTTTGGATTGGCACCTATGGCGAAGGTCTCAACCTGTATGATCCAAAACAACAACAGTTTACCGTTTTTCGGCCCGATCCGGCCCGATCCGACAGTCTTTGTAATAATGTCGTGAATTATCTCTATCGAAGCCGTAATGGGATGCTGTGGATTGGAACGGCTGGCGGACTCAATCGCCTGGATCCGGTGACACGGACCTTCACCGCGTTTCGGCACGACCCTGCCAATCCCAAAAGCCTCAGCCATGAGGTAGTGTATTCGATTCTGGAAGATAAAGCTGGGCGATTGTGGGTTGGGACGGCCAGCGGATTAAACCTGTTTGAGCCACAAACCGGAACATTCACGGTTTTTTCTGAAGCGGATGGCTTCCTCAACGACACCATTTTGGGCATTCTGGCTGACGAAACCGACCATTTATGGCTGAGCACCAAAAAAGGACTGGTGAAATTTGATCCAAATCAGCGACAGGTGCGGGTCTTTGACATGCGGGATGGATTGCCTAGCGATGAATTCAATAAAAATGCCTTTTTTCAAAGTCCCGACGGAGAATTATTATTTGGCAGCGCTGGCGGGCTGGTTCGTTTCTATCCAAACCGGTTGACCAGTAATTCATTTGTCCCGCCAGTGGTTATCACGTCATTTCGAATTTTTGATAAGCCTTCAGAACGATACACCAGTGATTTCCTGACTCATGTACCAGCATCAGGCGAAACGGGCAGGGTTGTGTTGCCACATGACCAGAACTTTTTCACCTTCGAGTTTGCCGCCCTGAATTTTATTCTGTCGGAAAAAAATCAGTATACCTACCGCCTGGAAGGGCTTGACCCCCGCTGGATTGAAGCCGGAACCCGGCATACGGCGAGTTACACAGCGGTGCCTCCGGGAAGTTATGTATTTCGAGTGAAGGCTTCAAACAATGATGGAATCTGGAATGAGAGGGAACTGGTCGTTCGACTGACGATTACACCACCTCCCTGGCAGACCTGGTGGGCCAGATTGTTCTATGTCACCGGCTTGGTAGGTGGTGGATTCTGGCTTGTCTGGTCCCGAGTTCAGAAATTCAGGGAACGGGCGGAACTCCGTGAAGCCCGGCTCCGGGTCAAGGCCGCTGAAGCCGAAGCCCAGGTGGCCCATCTTCAAGCCGAAGCCGCACAGCAACTGCGCCGCCAAAACGAGGCCCTGGCACGAAAGAACACTGAGCTTGAAGCTTCGCAACGCCAGGCTGACCGGATTTTCTCAACCCTGACCGAAGCCCTCGAAGGAATGGTCCTGGATGGAAAATACCGCCTGGACGAGAAAATCGGGATTGGCGGGTTTGGGGCCGTTTTTAAAGCCACTCATCTGGGGCTCAATCGGACAGTCGCCGTCAAAGTGTTTCGCCCGTTGCCGGGAAATGACTCCGCCGAACAACTGGAGCGATTTCGACGCGAAGGCATGTCAGCCACCAAAGTCAATCACCCCAATGCCATTGCGATTCTGGATTCTGCCATTTCCGAAGAGGGAATTGCTTACCTGGTGATGGAATTCCTGGTCGGCCATACACTGGCAACTGAGCTTCACAATCGAAAGCGATTGTCACTCAAACGGTGCGCTGAAATTCTGACTCCGGTGTGCCAGGTCCTGGCTGAAGCCCATCGGGCCGGGATCATCCATCGCGACATCAAGCCTGAAAATATTTTTCTCCATCAGGGAAGCCAGGGTGAAACCGTCAAATTGCTTGATTTTGGTATTGCCAAACTCACTGGAAATGAAGCGACCAGTCTGGGCAATCTGACCCTGACTGGAAATCTGATTGGAACGCCGATGTATATGTCGCCGGAACAATTGCGCTATGAACCCTATGACGGCAAAGCGGATGTGTACAGCCTGGGGGTCACTCTGTATGAAATGCTTTGTGGCCGAACCCCATTTCGTTCGACCAGCAACAACGTGGTTGAAATTATTTTAAAGCAGATGCGGGATGACCCACCGCCGATGCGGTCAGCCAATCCAGAAATTCCATCTGAAGTTGAGCAGGTCGTTCGCAAAACGCTGGATAAAAACCCCGCCAACCGGCCCTCCCCGCTTGAACTGGCCACCGAATTTGCGGCTGCCGTTGCCGGATATCTGGTTGGGGCGTCACCTGATTCCCCAACCGAAAGCAATCCCCGAGTTGAGCCTGACGAAGATGAATTTCTGGAGAACCATCCGACGCTGACGACGGCTGAAGTCCAGGAAAATGCGCCTACCGTTGCCTTCCAAAGACCAGAATCCCCAAACGAGGCCGACTAA